One Neovison vison isolate M4711 chromosome 2, ASM_NN_V1, whole genome shotgun sequence genomic window carries:
- the LOC122898888 gene encoding probable protein BRICK1 — MAGQEDPVQREIHQDWANREYIEVITSTIKKIADFLNSFDMSCRSRLATLNEKLTALERRIEYIEAQVTKGEALT; from the coding sequence ATGGCGGGTCAAGAGGATCCGGTGCAGCGGGAGATTCACCAGGACTGGGCGAACCGAGAATACATTGAGGTCATCACCAGCACCATCAAGAAAATCGCGGACTTTCTCAACTCATTCGATATGTCTTGTCGTTCAAGACTTGCAACACTAAACGAGAAATTGACAGCCCTCGAACGGAGAATAGAGTACATTGAAGCACAGGTGACAAAAGGTGAGGCCCTCACCTAG